The following proteins are encoded in a genomic region of Cryptomeria japonica chromosome 11, Sugi_1.0, whole genome shotgun sequence:
- the LOC131037627 gene encoding uncharacterized protein LOC131037627, giving the protein MMVDGGTYSCKKTDKTLHGICKDTGLDCLDMSNIRAISRSLHIKALLLWLIIVPTCVLGIFFYGQKVSSFFRPLWDTPPKSFNVITHYYAENVSMEHLCDIHGWKIRDTPRRVFDAILFSNEVDMLTIRWQELNPVVTKFVILESNTTFTGLPKPLNFAINRKQYKFAEPKLKYRIYAPSLPTSLGQNPFYEEAIQRVELDKLIREAGILEDDLLIMSDLDEIPSAHTINILRWCDNIPPVLHLQLREYMYSFEFPMSYDSWRAQVHLYKPGKTRYGHFRQADVLFSEAGWHCSFCFRHIRDFVFKMKAYSHVDRVRFSYFLDHARLQDIICRGADLFDMLPEEYTFQKIIAKMGPIPHFLSAVHLPSYLIDNADKFRYLLPGGCVREN; this is encoded by the exons ATGATGGTGGATGGAGGAACCTATAGTTGTAAGAAGACGGATAAAACTCTTCATGGCATCTGCAAG GATACAGGTCTAGACTGTTTGGACATGTCTAACATTCGTGCTATTTCAAGAAGTCTTCACATTAAGGCTTTACTCCTTTGGCTGATCATTGTTCCAACCTGTGTACTGGGAATTTTCTTCTATGGCCAAAAAGTCTCCTCTTTCTTTCGCCCTCTTTGGGATACTCCTCCAAAGTCCTTCAATGTCATTACTCATTACTATGCTGAAAATGTGTCCATGGAGCACCTCTGTGACATTCATGGGTGGAAGATCAGGGACACCCCTCGCCGAGTTTTTGATGCCATATTATTCAGCAATGAAGTAGATATGCTCACAATCAGATGGCAGGAGCTCAATCCTGTTGTAACAAAGTTTGTGATCCTTGAATCCAATACAACCTTCACAGGTCTACCAAAGCCCTTAAACTTTGCCATCAACAGGAAACAGTACAAGTTTGCAGAACCCAAGCTGAAGTATAGAATTTATGCTCCTAGTTTGCCCACTTCTCTTGGACAGAATCCTTTTTATGAGGAGGCAATACAGAGAGTGGAATTGGATAAGCTCATAAGAGAGGCAGGGATTCTGGAAGATGATCTTCTGATCATGTCAGATTTAGATGAAATTCCAAGTGCACACACAATAAACATTCTTAGGTGGTGTGACAACATACCTCCTGTGTTGCACTTACAATTAAGGGAATACATGTATTCCTTTGAGTTCCCTATGAGTTATGACAGTTGGAGAGCACAAGTCCATCTCTACAAACCAGGGAAAACTCGTTATGGCCATTTTCGCCAAGCAGATGTACTCTTTTCAGAGGCAGGGTGGCATTGCAGTTTCTGTTTTCGCCATATACGTGACTTTGTATTTAAGATGAAAGCTTATAGCCATGTAGATAGAGTGAGATTCTCTTATTTTTTAGACCACGCAAGATTACAGGACATAATCTGCAGGGGGGCAGATCTTTTTGACATGTTGCCAGAGGAATATACTTTTCAAAAGATAATTGCAAAGATGGGTCCCATACCTCACTTTCTCTCTGCTGTGCATCTTCCATCTTATCTAATTGACAATGCTGACAAGTTCAGGTACCTTCTTCCAGGTGGTTGTGTTAGGGAAAACTGA